A portion of the Zootoca vivipara chromosome 6, rZooViv1.1, whole genome shotgun sequence genome contains these proteins:
- the HEYL gene encoding hairy/enhancer-of-split related with YRPW motif-like protein, translating into MGDKEEPISLCLEEGRWWPRDSGQSKEKDICHLFRCLSMKRHCWEEEEEEGHDLYTGLDHAPLVAGKEEEEEFSSSPSPTRIFHVQARKKRRGIIDKRRRDRINSSLSELRRLVPTTFEKQGSSKMEKAEILQMTVDHLKMLHAIGDTDARVLAVDYRTIGFRECVTEVVRYLGTFKGQSGTDSVQLRLLSHLNNYVAEMEPPSKATSSLLPFQSWPWWLFQKSLAPSSPQVHLPRREDNPGLAVLAASSGIYLGPMLGGTPICQIPNSLTSVCPNTLFSRTSSPQQSKHCPLMTTATPSSGSSERPRKAAAPRSSQFAALLFSSSSSSLAHSPGAPVYMPPPPPVLIASAQGPGIKTGKAARICHTWTMEIGPL; encoded by the exons ATGGGGGACAAGGAAGAGCCCATTTCCCTATGTCTTGAAGAGGGGAGATGGTGGCCCAGAGATTCTGGGCAGAGTAAGGAGAAGGATATTTGTCATCTGTTTAGGTGCCTCAGTATGAAGAGACActgctgggaagaggaggaggaggagggccacgACTTGTACACAGGCTTGGATCATGCACCCCTTGTGGcgggaaaagaggaggaggaagaattcaGCAG CTCACCATCTCCCACAAGGATCTTTCATGTACAAGCAAGAAAGAAGCGGAGAGGG ATAATCGATAAACGGCGCAGGGACCGCATTAACAGCAGCCTATCTGAACTACGGCGTTTGGTTCCCACTACCTTTGAGAAGCAG GGCTCTTCCAAAATGGAGAAAGCAGAGATCTTGCAGATGACAGTAGATCACTTAAAAATGCTTCATGCCATTGGAGACACAG ATGCTCGAGTGCTGGCAGTCGATTACAGGACGATCGGTTTTCGTGAGTGCGTTACAGAAGTAGTGAGATACTTGGGCACCTTCAAGGGGCAGAGTGGCACCGATTCTGTCCAGCTTCGGCTCCTCTCGCACCTGAACAACTATGTGGCTGAAATGGAACCTCCTTCTAAAGCAACATCCTCTCTCTTGCCCTTCCAGTCCTGGCCTTGGTGGCTTTTCCAAAAATCTCTAGCTCCTTCTTCCCCCCAAGTCCATCTCCCCAGGAGGGAGGACAACCCTGGCTTGGCAGTCCTGGCTGCTTCGTCGGGAATCTATCTGGGCCCCATGCTGGGGGGAACACCCATTTGCCAAATTCCAAATTCTCTCACATCAGTCTGCCCTAACACCTTGTTTAGTAGAACTTCATCACCCCAACAGAGTAAGCATTGCCCACTGATGACAACAGCCACCCCCAGTAGTGGATCTAGTGAGAGGCCGAGGAAGGCAGCGGCCCCCAGGAGCAGCCAGTTTGCagcccttctcttctcttcctcctcctcctctttggctcACAGTCCAGGAGCACCAGTTTACATGCCTCCACCACCTCCAGTTCTGATCGCTTCTGCTCAAGGACCAGGAATCAAAACTGGGAAAGCTGCTAGGATCTGCCATACCTGGACTATGGAAATTGGACCTTTGTGA